In the Clostridiales bacterium genome, GGTATCTTGTCTAGCTCGGCGGACAAGATGTTAAGCCCCAGCCCTTCCAAGCCCTCTCTCATGCGCCCCAAATTGCCCGGGTCTGTCAAAATCTCGTATTGGTCGCCCTCGGGGAAAATTTCCTCGGCGCCCAAATCAATAGCTTGAAGCATTATTTCTTCGTCTTTTTGGGGCTCGTTTCTTTCGGCTATTACCACGCCTTTGGTGTCAAACATAAAAGACACGCAGCCCGTAGTGCCCAAAGACCCGCCGTATTTATCAAACAAATGGCGCATGTCTGCCGCTGTGCGGTTTTTGTTGTAGGTCAATGTGTCCACTATAACCGCGACCCCGTTGCCGCCATAGCCTTCGTATGTTATCTCCTCGTAATTGACGCTGCCTAACTCGCCCGCGGCCTTTTTGATGCTGCGGGTTATGTTGTCGTTGGGGATATTGTTGGCGCGCGCTTTGGCTATAATATCCCTTAGCTTAGGGTTGTTGGCAGGGTCCGTTCCTCCCAATTTTACCGCAACCGCTATCTCCCGTCCGATTTTGGTAAAGATTTTGGCTTTTTGGGCATCGGTTTTTTCCTTTTTGTGCCTTATGTTTGCCCATTTGCTATGACCTGCCATAACTTATAACTCCTTTTTTAAATTTTATATTAAAATTTTTATATTCAAAAATATATTCTTTTGAAATTAATGCGATTATATAATATTATAAACTTTTTAGGTAAAAAATCAAAATGCCTGCGCTGACGGCGGCGTTTAAAGACTCAATGTTTTGCATCGGAATTGACAAAAAGCGCTTGCATTTTTCTTTGACAGCTTGGCTTAATCCGTTGGCTTCGTTGCCTATCGCCAGCGCGAAATTGGTTTTTTGGGTATAATTTAGATAATTTTCGCCGCGAATGTC is a window encoding:
- a CDS encoding YebC/PmpR family DNA-binding transcriptional regulator — its product is MAGHSKWANIRHKKEKTDAQKAKIFTKIGREIAVAVKLGGTDPANNPKLRDIIAKARANNIPNDNITRSIKKAAGELGSVNYEEITYEGYGGNGVAVIVDTLTYNKNRTAADMRHLFDKYGGSLGTTGCVSFMFDTKGVVIAERNEPQKDEEIMLQAIDLGAEEIFPEGDQYEILTDPGNLGRMREGLEGLGLNILSAELDKIPQTTVKLEGEDAQKFQAFLEKLEENDDVQNVYHNAELPEEVSEE